One Deltaproteobacteria bacterium genomic window carries:
- a CDS encoding tyrosine-type recombinase/integrase: MQPPRPRKPKLLDQMREALRVRHYSRRTERTYCHWVKRFIYFHNVRHPAEMAEGWGCVRILGALDRKYPNAPKEWRWQWVFPQENRWKNTRTGEEGRHHVHPTLARHAVRRAVLATGIVKRITCHTFRHSFSTHLLEAGYDIRTIQELPGHKDVSTTMIYTHVLNKGGHGVRSPADGL, translated from the coding sequence ATGCAGCCGCCACGCCCCCGCAAGCCGAAACTCCTCGACCAAATGCGGGAGGCCCTGCGCGTCCGCCACTACAGCCGCCGAACGGAACGGACCTATTGCCATTGGGTCAAGCGATTCATCTATTTCCATAATGTCCGTCACCCGGCAGAGATGGCCGAAGGGTGGGGCTGCGTCCGGATACTCGGTGCGTTGGATCGCAAATATCCGAATGCTCCGAAGGAGTGGCGCTGGCAATGGGTCTTCCCGCAGGAGAACCGTTGGAAGAACACCAGGACCGGAGAAGAAGGCCGCCACCACGTGCATCCGACCCTTGCCCGGCACGCAGTGCGCCGGGCTGTTCTTGCGACAGGTATCGTCAAACGAATAACTTGCCACACCTTTCGTCACTCCTTCTCCACGCATCTGTTGGAAGCGGGCTATGACATTCGCACAATTCAGGAACTTCCCGGGCACAAAGATGTCAGCACAACCATGATCTATACTCATGTATTGAACAAAGGAGGGCATGGCGTTCGGAGCCCGGCCGATGGACTATAG
- a CDS encoding ABC transporter substrate-binding protein codes for MRSRPIPLLLLLSILLLPAACGGRAVSSGALVVGIEAAPTSLDPRYATDAVSERINGLIYSGLVRLDAKGRVVPGLARSWEIPDPRTYRFHLRRNVSFHDGTPLTAADIRFTFESILDPATASPHRSTFEKIERIETPDPWTVIFILKEPFAPFLVGLTMGIVPARTARRLGKGFAEHPVGTGPFMLVHREEGDSYTLKADPDYFGGPPKLEKVVFRVIPDSTVRFLELRKGSVQLLLNGIEPDYLPLVRRNPELRTLTGPGVNYSYIGFNLTDPILKHRRVREAIAHAVDRKAIIRYLLKGTAREATGLLSPLNWAYNGSVKTFDYDPAKSRALLDKAGFTDPDGAGPKMRFTLTFKTSQDELRKRIAAALQQQFRKVGIGMTIRSYEWGTFYGDIKSGNFQLYTLSWVGITEPDIYYYIFHSSNIPPRGANRGRYKNPEIDRLLEAGRRETDPAKRKRIYGRVQEILARDLPYVSLWYYDNVAVFSKRLHGFVLDPRGDLFSLKDAWIAK; via the coding sequence ATGAGATCCCGACCGATTCCACTTCTTCTCCTTCTCTCCATCCTCTTGTTGCCCGCTGCCTGCGGCGGCAGGGCCGTATCTTCCGGCGCTCTCGTCGTCGGGATAGAGGCGGCCCCCACCAGTCTCGACCCGCGCTATGCCACCGACGCCGTATCGGAACGGATCAACGGGCTGATCTACAGCGGCCTGGTACGTCTCGATGCGAAGGGGAGGGTCGTCCCCGGCCTCGCCCGGAGCTGGGAGATCCCGGATCCCCGGACCTACCGGTTTCACCTCCGCCGGAACGTCTCCTTCCATGACGGGACCCCCCTGACCGCCGCCGATATCCGCTTCACCTTTGAATCGATCCTCGATCCCGCCACCGCCTCCCCGCATCGGAGCACCTTCGAAAAGATCGAGCGTATCGAGACACCCGATCCATGGACGGTAATATTCATCCTCAAAGAACCTTTCGCCCCCTTCCTGGTCGGCCTCACCATGGGGATCGTCCCCGCAAGGACCGCGCGGAGGCTGGGGAAGGGCTTCGCAGAACACCCCGTGGGGACGGGTCCCTTCATGCTGGTCCATCGGGAGGAGGGGGACAGTTACACACTGAAGGCCGACCCGGACTACTTCGGCGGGCCGCCGAAACTGGAGAAGGTCGTCTTCCGGGTCATACCGGACAGTACCGTCCGCTTCCTCGAACTCCGGAAGGGAAGCGTGCAACTGCTTCTCAACGGAATCGAACCGGACTATCTCCCCCTGGTCCGCAGGAACCCGGAACTCCGCACCCTCACGGGACCGGGGGTCAACTATTCCTACATAGGTTTCAACCTGACCGACCCGATCCTGAAACACAGGAGGGTCCGTGAGGCGATCGCCCACGCCGTCGACCGGAAGGCGATCATCCGCTACCTGCTGAAGGGAACGGCCCGTGAGGCCACGGGGCTCCTGTCGCCCCTCAACTGGGCCTACAACGGCAGCGTTAAGACCTTCGACTACGACCCGGCGAAAAGCCGGGCGCTGCTCGATAAAGCGGGCTTCACCGATCCGGACGGGGCAGGGCCGAAGATGCGCTTTACCCTGACCTTCAAGACATCCCAGGACGAGCTGCGGAAACGGATCGCCGCCGCCCTGCAGCAGCAATTCCGGAAGGTCGGGATCGGGATGACGATCCGCTCCTACGAGTGGGGGACCTTCTACGGCGACATAAAGTCCGGAAACTTCCAGCTCTATACCCTCTCCTGGGTCGGGATCACCGAGCCGGACATCTATTACTATATCTTCCATTCATCGAACATCCCGCCGCGCGGGGCCAACCGGGGACGATACAAGAACCCGGAGATCGACCGGCTCCTCGAGGCGGGACGGCGGGAGACCGATCCTGCGAAGCGGAAAAGGATCTACGGCAGGGTGCAGGAAATACTCGCCCGCGACCTGCCCTACGTCAGCCTGTGGTACTACGACAATGTCGCCGTATTTTCCAAAAGGCTCCACGGCTTCGTTCTTGACCCGAGGGGAGATCTCTTTTCACTGAAGGACGCGTGGATCGCGAAATGA
- a CDS encoding ABC transporter permease has translation MAMIGLLIILLLLAIALLAPFLAPYDPSGLDLAGNLASPSLAHPLGQDKLGRDILSRILYGARVSVKVGVFTVGISLIIGLAVGSLAGYAGRWADEIIMRIVDILMAFPGILLAIAITAVLGPSLNHVILALCLTGWVGYARLIRGQILSEREREYVQAARSIGAGPLRILRRHILPNTLAPVIVEATFGMAGAILSEAGLSFLGLGTQPPTPSWGAMLNEGSHFLLIAPHLTIFPGLAIMLVVLGFNFLGDGLRDWMDVQIK, from the coding sequence ATGGCCATGATCGGCCTGCTGATTATCCTTCTCCTTCTGGCTATCGCCCTACTGGCGCCCTTCCTCGCCCCCTATGATCCGTCCGGCCTCGACCTGGCCGGGAACCTGGCCTCCCCCTCTCTTGCCCACCCCCTCGGGCAGGACAAACTGGGCCGGGATATCCTGAGCCGCATCCTCTACGGCGCACGGGTCTCCGTCAAGGTCGGCGTCTTCACCGTAGGGATCTCTCTCATCATCGGACTGGCCGTCGGATCCCTGGCCGGCTATGCAGGCCGGTGGGCCGACGAAATCATCATGCGGATCGTCGATATCCTCATGGCCTTTCCGGGAATCCTGCTGGCCATCGCCATCACCGCCGTCCTGGGGCCTTCCCTGAATCACGTGATCCTCGCTCTCTGCCTCACCGGCTGGGTCGGCTACGCCAGGCTCATACGCGGGCAGATTCTATCCGAACGGGAACGCGAATACGTCCAGGCGGCCCGATCCATCGGGGCCGGCCCCCTCCGGATCCTCCGCCGTCACATCCTCCCGAACACGCTGGCCCCGGTCATCGTCGAGGCGACCTTCGGGATGGCCGGAGCGATCCTCTCCGAGGCGGGACTCTCCTTTTTAGGGCTCGGCACCCAGCCCCCCACCCCTTCGTGGGGCGCCATGCTCAACGAGGGAAGCCATTTCCTCCTGATCGCACCGCATCTCACGATCTTCCCCGGGCTGGCCATCATGCTGGTGGTCCTGGGGTTCAACTTTTTGGGGGATGGACTGCGGGACTGGATGGATGTACAAATAAAATAA
- a CDS encoding DUF4388 domain-containing protein, producing the protein MGKIQGNLKIMSLPDVLQWISLARKNGSLIFELALSINPRYIQAKREVRRLQE; encoded by the coding sequence GTGGGTAAGATCCAGGGTAATCTTAAAATTATGTCCCTCCCCGATGTGCTGCAGTGGATCAGTCTGGCGCGGAAAAACGGTTCGCTGATCTTCGAGCTGGCTCTTTCCATCAACCCCCGTTACATTCAGGCGAAGCGGGAGGTCCGGCGGCTTCAGGAGTAG
- a CDS encoding peptidase M4 family protein, translating to MKKSIPVLLLVGLLLAMCAFGALAAPLRDGRQECLSRMRSLSSQSLYVRWDKRHAVVRSISGVLTRPGSSDPVEIARAFLQDNRSLFGLHEPEKDLRFSTSRSTPVGIFVRFRQKAGGLDVMGGGIILRILGRQVRTVVNNMKGGGRQVPQAELSPEQGAKIARDYLAIPVSPVKTTLLVLPWEGAMNPAYRVEFPFTGHPVPARYNVYVDAVDGHILIVDNRVMSQTAPPGSGAGVDGVVKSFPVYYNGVTFVLADRPSLSHSRLLVRTFSAGNTVTTPGTILTDSDNYWDDPAAVDAHYYGNYVMKYYLNNFGYLFKWYAKSGFRTSHGLVSTVHYDVNYENAFWDGNEVVYGDGGTYFAPLSGAIDVVAHEITHGVTESINHLIYCKESGALNESWSDVMGMFVSLDYGDDFPYWSGEEIMKIADTDPAYYAMRRLDDPPFRTDAYPANDYNPSSPLSSWGQPENTQEEYLTAMCNQSNDYGGVHINSGIPNKAAYLIVTNPDIGLQKAEQIYYYAMFYLSSTSRFPDARVALEQSATDLYGTGVELSGVRSAFDQVGVY from the coding sequence ATGAAAAAATCAATACCTGTTTTGCTGCTCGTCGGTTTGCTCCTTGCCATGTGTGCCTTCGGGGCGCTTGCCGCGCCGCTTCGGGACGGGCGGCAGGAATGCCTGTCCCGTATGCGCAGTCTGTCGTCACAGTCTCTGTATGTACGTTGGGATAAGAGACACGCCGTGGTTCGATCCATTTCCGGGGTTCTGACCAGGCCTGGATCCTCCGACCCGGTGGAAATTGCTCGGGCCTTCCTCCAGGATAATCGGAGCCTGTTCGGTTTGCACGAACCGGAGAAGGATTTGCGCTTTTCAACCAGTCGTTCAACGCCCGTGGGGATATTTGTCCGGTTTCGGCAGAAGGCGGGGGGGCTTGATGTCATGGGCGGGGGAATAATACTCCGGATCCTCGGTCGACAGGTACGGACGGTTGTGAACAACATGAAAGGTGGGGGGCGTCAGGTTCCTCAGGCTGAGTTGTCGCCGGAGCAGGGTGCGAAGATCGCGAGGGATTACCTTGCCATTCCGGTATCTCCGGTAAAGACCACCCTCCTTGTCCTGCCTTGGGAGGGTGCGATGAATCCGGCCTACCGTGTCGAATTTCCGTTTACGGGACATCCGGTCCCGGCACGATATAATGTCTATGTGGATGCTGTGGATGGACATATACTCATCGTAGATAATAGGGTTATGTCTCAGACCGCCCCGCCGGGGAGCGGAGCCGGGGTGGACGGTGTGGTGAAGAGTTTCCCGGTATATTACAATGGGGTGACCTTTGTCCTTGCGGACAGGCCGTCCCTGTCTCACTCTCGCCTTCTTGTGAGAACCTTTTCCGCCGGCAATACCGTAACTACCCCGGGCACGATCCTGACTGATTCCGATAACTACTGGGATGACCCCGCCGCTGTGGACGCACACTATTATGGTAACTACGTAATGAAGTACTATCTGAACAATTTCGGTTATCTGTTCAAATGGTACGCCAAGAGCGGTTTTCGTACCTCGCATGGTCTGGTCTCCACCGTACATTATGATGTCAATTATGAAAACGCCTTTTGGGACGGCAACGAGGTCGTATACGGAGACGGAGGTACATATTTCGCTCCCTTGTCGGGCGCAATAGATGTCGTCGCTCATGAGATAACCCACGGTGTTACGGAGTCGATCAACCATCTCATCTATTGCAAGGAGTCCGGTGCCTTGAATGAATCGTGGTCCGACGTAATGGGGATGTTCGTATCACTTGATTACGGCGACGATTTTCCTTACTGGTCGGGCGAGGAGATAATGAAGATAGCGGATACGGATCCGGCTTATTACGCAATGCGCAGGCTGGACGACCCTCCCTTCCGTACGGATGCATATCCCGCGAATGATTACAATCCTTCCTCTCCGCTATCCAGTTGGGGGCAGCCCGAAAACACGCAGGAAGAATACCTTACAGCGATGTGCAACCAGTCAAACGATTACGGAGGCGTACATATCAACTCGGGGATTCCGAATAAGGCGGCATATCTTATAGTCACGAACCCGGATATCGGGCTTCAAAAGGCGGAGCAGATCTATTATTATGCAATGTTCTATCTGTCTTCCACCTCCCGTTTCCCTGATGCAAGGGTGGCCCTGGAGCAGTCTGCCACTGACTTGTACGGTACTGGGGTCGAGCTGTCCGGAGTTCGGTCGGCCTTCGACCAAGTGGGTGTCTACTGA
- a CDS encoding alpha/beta hydrolase — protein MAESGVTAFIEKNRAYIIFIPLFIMLPALFFGCGSGGGSGGGSITTTLPEQPTVIVASDLTLDTAPNSFDIYRATNADKTVIFLHGGGGTKHNFAYELGINLSKVGSDYSDVNEQVLIDNKVLAVFPQGKAIAEEPKAYTWENYVMTSGGDDMQFMSDLVAFINAQYKITRFFIVGHSNGGMMVNRIWCEAPEIFDAYIAISGPPSEHFLNSAACSPVVVRPYMGIVGSDDMVLQDVSHWEDQTWTIDPWVVSASPKAFIDPVIIGERSFLQDRVTAKCSGIVDGGDADATVNGSITTWSFCNDSIQLVRVDSAGHSIGSLESVSGSTMLDMIFEFIARVE, from the coding sequence TTGGCTGAATCGGGAGTGACTGCGTTCATCGAGAAAAATCGAGCCTACATTATTTTTATCCCGCTGTTTATTATGTTGCCTGCCCTCTTTTTCGGATGCGGCTCGGGAGGTGGTTCGGGTGGCGGCTCCATAACTACGACCCTCCCCGAGCAGCCTACTGTGATTGTTGCGTCGGACCTGACTCTTGACACGGCGCCGAACAGTTTCGATATATACCGGGCGACCAACGCGGACAAGACCGTTATCTTCCTGCATGGTGGAGGAGGAACTAAACACAATTTTGCGTATGAACTCGGCATCAATCTGAGCAAGGTCGGTTCCGACTACAGCGATGTGAACGAACAGGTACTTATCGACAATAAGGTGCTTGCGGTATTCCCTCAGGGGAAGGCAATCGCGGAAGAGCCTAAGGCCTACACTTGGGAGAACTATGTGATGACGAGCGGCGGGGACGACATGCAGTTCATGTCCGACCTGGTTGCTTTCATCAATGCGCAGTACAAGATCACGAGATTCTTCATCGTCGGCCATTCGAACGGCGGGATGATGGTGAATCGTATTTGGTGCGAGGCCCCTGAGATATTCGATGCATACATCGCTATATCGGGGCCTCCATCGGAGCACTTTCTTAATTCGGCGGCATGCTCTCCCGTCGTGGTAAGACCTTATATGGGTATTGTCGGATCCGACGACATGGTACTGCAGGACGTTAGTCACTGGGAGGACCAGACATGGACAATCGATCCGTGGGTCGTATCCGCGAGCCCTAAGGCATTTATAGATCCCGTCATAATAGGCGAGCGGTCCTTTCTTCAAGACAGGGTAACGGCGAAATGCAGCGGGATCGTGGACGGCGGTGATGCCGACGCCACGGTGAACGGTTCGATCACGACATGGTCTTTTTGCAACGATTCGATTCAACTTGTACGAGTCGATTCCGCAGGTCATTCCATAGGCTCTCTCGAAAGCGTCTCGGGAAGCACCATGCTCGATATGATATTCGAATTTATAGCGCGTGTGGAGTGA
- a CDS encoding exo-alpha-sialidase, with translation MAVYGRHEVLSYRFAGRTCRAVLCTCMVVLSVFLFTHDDIAEAIFFLARDVPTGIYSYSDLFLAHRYMRHIWVTRDGAIAAVVQQAGYEGNPLTLYKSLDHGATWSIEARVSGRSLAVSDGVIDADGNLLLVFSTLDPYPNSNVVFCRFLYDPLTRSWSLDPSTRAAVFRSNVNDLGSRATIAEDSHGVLWCAFRLESVSAGSFQIQVFYSTDQGATWQDTGYLFGTVNDLPEKCAKIIAVGSKTVLIMQDVRGSAGAEERYKMWAWRNDSDPLDASWTYGTITQMTAASGDPYGSHWSVAADDSGNIHLTYEDGGIMYLRYDASTASWEPPYKVAGFGNYQNITVSPLGNLYLFQVGRDRREVLMRGYSRLDNTWSKWRVVSQQKYDGHLRMSVPERYYWNLPMIYTINESGGTVPLQTLLYNLFHVQ, from the coding sequence ATGGCAGTCTATGGGAGGCATGAGGTGTTATCTTACCGGTTTGCCGGGAGAACCTGTCGGGCGGTGCTCTGCACATGCATGGTCGTCTTGTCTGTTTTCCTCTTTACGCATGACGATATCGCGGAGGCGATATTTTTCCTCGCCAGGGATGTGCCGACCGGGATATACAGCTATTCCGATCTTTTCCTGGCCCACCGCTATATGCGCCATATATGGGTGACGCGCGACGGCGCTATTGCCGCCGTGGTCCAACAGGCTGGATACGAAGGCAACCCTCTTACTCTTTACAAATCACTGGATCATGGGGCTACATGGTCGATCGAGGCTCGAGTCTCCGGAAGGTCTCTGGCTGTAAGCGACGGTGTTATCGATGCTGACGGCAACCTTTTGTTGGTTTTCTCCACCTTGGATCCTTATCCGAACTCAAACGTTGTTTTTTGCAGGTTTCTGTATGATCCGTTGACCAGGTCATGGAGCCTGGATCCTTCAACACGGGCTGCCGTTTTCCGTTCCAACGTGAATGACCTCGGGAGCCGTGCGACGATTGCTGAAGACTCGCATGGTGTGTTATGGTGCGCTTTCCGTCTGGAGTCGGTCTCGGCCGGTTCTTTTCAGATCCAGGTCTTCTACAGTACGGATCAAGGGGCCACATGGCAAGATACCGGTTATCTCTTCGGGACGGTGAACGATCTTCCCGAGAAATGTGCGAAGATCATAGCCGTAGGGTCCAAGACCGTTCTGATCATGCAGGATGTGCGTGGAAGTGCGGGCGCCGAGGAGCGTTATAAGATGTGGGCATGGCGGAACGATTCAGACCCCCTGGACGCGTCCTGGACCTATGGGACGATTACGCAGATGACCGCTGCCTCGGGTGATCCTTACGGTTCGCACTGGAGTGTTGCGGCGGATGATTCGGGCAATATCCACCTGACATATGAAGATGGCGGCATCATGTACCTGCGATACGATGCCTCGACCGCCTCATGGGAGCCACCTTACAAGGTGGCCGGGTTCGGGAACTACCAGAATATCACTGTGTCTCCCTTGGGCAACCTTTATCTCTTCCAGGTGGGCCGCGACCGGAGAGAGGTCCTTATGAGAGGATACTCCCGGCTGGACAATACATGGTCGAAATGGCGTGTGGTATCTCAACAGAAGTACGACGGCCATCTGCGCATGAGCGTACCGGAGCGGTATTATTGGAACCTTCCAATGATCTATACAATAAACGAGTCCGGGGGCACTGTGCCGCTGCAGACGCTCCTCTACAATCTTTTTCACGTACAATAG
- a CDS encoding efflux transporter outer membrane subunit translates to MRSSALKGKKTVLRLLIVCTLVVLCAACTAGRVYKRPEVKMPRQWCIAYPVAAGVANVRWWELFHDPVLNNLIDVALKKNKDVRIATARVQEFAGRFQSVQSALYPSLDYGIGAGREQQSLERNIPSLSLGPDRRQSSYRFQAAVNWEVDIWGRLRKKREAARADLLASEYARDAVILTLTADVAEGYMSLLSLDRMLDTARRTYASREEFLRLFEDKFRGGQVSDMELAQVRSAFESVAETVPDIELQIALQEDALSVLLGRNPGKIRRGKGIGMSIMPEIPQGLPADLLERRPDIRMSEENLVAADAMIDVVRDEYYPEISLTGLFGYASTALSEFLRDTANYWSAGLDVAGPIFSAGRIKGDIQRAEAQRVELLNEYLRTIQTALQEVNDSLFKIRKLQEKLKIQERHIKALKDYLHFARERYDAQYVSYIDVLDAERNLYSTEIANIKTKKALFIAFVECYKSMGGGWGSANKDGERNLPSRAVQVPPATDHRH, encoded by the coding sequence ATGCGGTCGAGCGCGCTGAAGGGAAAGAAGACGGTCCTACGTCTGTTGATTGTCTGTACGCTTGTCGTATTGTGTGCTGCGTGTACGGCCGGGCGGGTCTATAAAAGGCCTGAGGTCAAGATGCCCCGGCAATGGTGCATCGCGTATCCGGTGGCGGCCGGGGTAGCTAATGTCCGTTGGTGGGAACTGTTCCATGACCCGGTGCTGAACAACCTCATAGATGTTGCTCTCAAAAAAAATAAGGACGTACGCATCGCAACCGCCAGGGTGCAGGAGTTCGCCGGGCGTTTTCAGTCCGTTCAGTCCGCTCTCTATCCGAGTCTGGACTACGGTATTGGAGCCGGGCGCGAACAACAGAGCTTGGAACGGAACATTCCGTCTCTGAGCCTCGGCCCCGATCGGCGCCAGTCTTCATACAGGTTCCAGGCCGCTGTGAACTGGGAAGTGGATATATGGGGACGACTGCGCAAGAAACGCGAAGCAGCACGGGCGGACCTTCTTGCTTCGGAGTATGCACGGGATGCTGTGATCCTTACTCTTACCGCCGATGTGGCTGAAGGCTACATGAGTTTGTTGTCGCTGGATCGTATGTTGGATACGGCCCGCCGGACCTATGCGTCAAGGGAGGAATTTTTGCGGCTTTTTGAAGACAAATTCCGTGGGGGGCAGGTCTCGGATATGGAACTGGCCCAAGTACGTTCCGCGTTTGAAAGTGTTGCGGAGACCGTTCCGGACATTGAACTGCAGATAGCGCTGCAGGAGGATGCGTTATCGGTTTTGCTGGGACGTAATCCGGGTAAAATCCGCAGAGGGAAGGGAATCGGTATGTCGATCATGCCTGAAATTCCACAGGGGCTCCCCGCTGATCTGCTTGAGCGGCGCCCGGACATACGAATGAGTGAAGAAAATCTGGTTGCAGCCGATGCCATGATAGATGTCGTGCGTGATGAATATTATCCGGAGATCTCCCTTACCGGGCTGTTCGGATATGCCAGTACGGCGCTGTCGGAATTTTTAAGGGATACGGCGAACTATTGGTCCGCAGGCCTCGATGTGGCAGGTCCGATCTTTTCCGCCGGGCGGATTAAGGGAGATATCCAGCGTGCGGAGGCGCAGCGTGTGGAACTGCTCAACGAATATTTGCGCACCATTCAGACGGCACTGCAGGAAGTGAACGATTCCCTGTTTAAGATCCGAAAACTGCAGGAGAAATTGAAAATCCAGGAACGCCACATAAAGGCGTTGAAGGACTACCTGCATTTCGCCCGGGAACGATACGATGCCCAGTATGTCAGCTATATTGATGTTCTGGATGCCGAGCGGAACCTGTACAGCACCGAGATAGCGAACATAAAGACGAAGAAGGCTCTGTTTATAGCGTTCGTCGAGTGCTACAAGTCGATGGGCGGAGGCTGGGGTTCTGCAAACAAGGACGGGGAGCGGAACCTTCCCAGTCGTGCGGTGCAGGTCCCGCCGGCGACCGATCATAGGCATTGA
- a CDS encoding polyhydroxybutyrate depolymerase codes for MICFRVIRVIFLCTLFLVGVNMGSSSACGQSRLHTIVVDGQARSYILYSPSLPGGGKVPLMLVLHGGTGNANHMEKIAGMDAVADAGHFIVAYPNGTGGRFSFNRNRRVWNAGSCCGRAVRQQVDDVRFIKEVISKIAGRYPIDRRRVYVAGISNGAMMAYRLACEIPDEIAAVVSVAGTLAVDNCDAARGIPVLHIHGERDQNVPFNGGEGTHSKSGVRHRSVPETMRLLTRSRSCSPPVERTVRGRARETKYRCSDGAPVELYLVLGEGHGWPEKIVSPDGGDVSTSRFIWEFVSRFSKPVGKP; via the coding sequence ATGATCTGTTTTCGAGTCATCCGAGTCATCTTTTTGTGCACGCTCTTTTTGGTGGGGGTGAACATGGGAAGTTCTTCCGCATGCGGACAGTCCAGGTTGCACACCATAGTCGTCGATGGACAGGCGCGTAGCTATATTCTCTACAGCCCGTCTCTGCCTGGCGGTGGCAAGGTCCCGTTGATGCTGGTTCTGCACGGTGGGACCGGCAATGCAAATCATATGGAAAAGATAGCGGGTATGGATGCCGTGGCCGATGCCGGTCACTTTATCGTGGCCTATCCTAACGGTACCGGTGGGCGGTTCAGTTTTAACAGGAACAGGAGGGTATGGAATGCCGGGAGTTGTTGCGGCCGTGCTGTAAGGCAGCAGGTGGACGATGTGCGTTTCATAAAGGAGGTTATCAGCAAGATCGCCGGCCGGTATCCGATCGACAGGCGCAGGGTGTATGTCGCCGGGATTTCAAATGGAGCCATGATGGCCTATCGCCTTGCCTGCGAGATTCCGGACGAGATAGCTGCGGTTGTCTCCGTCGCAGGCACCCTGGCGGTCGACAACTGTGATGCGGCCAGGGGCATACCGGTGCTCCATATACACGGCGAGCGGGATCAGAACGTACCGTTCAATGGTGGGGAAGGGACCCACAGTAAGTCCGGGGTCAGGCACAGATCCGTCCCGGAGACCATGAGGCTGTTGACGCGCTCCCGGTCCTGTTCGCCCCCCGTGGAGCGTACGGTGCGGGGACGTGCAAGAGAGACGAAATACAGATGCAGCGATGGCGCCCCGGTTGAACTATACCTGGTGCTGGGAGAGGGGCACGGCTGGCCCGAAAAGATCGTGTCGCCGGATGGCGGAGATGTATCGACAAGCAGGTTTATATGGGAGTTTGTATCCCGGTTCTCCAAGCCGGTGGGAAAACCGTGA
- a CDS encoding sulfotransferase has translation MVEPLFLMAPPRSYTSVINAMIGQHPQAFGLPELNLFNVRQLKDLWRRVSKEIGGDSNRRHGLLRAVAEIYAGEQTGDTIHMALHWASAREERCTGEVYRELVDRLDPLIPVEKSPAYTVSMERLDRILQVFPGARFIHLVRHPIPQGKSVMNLNNGIFALFVNSFDFESDSVTVDPQIAWHDINVNILNFLDKVAPERWIRIRGESFMSSPERHLKWICNWLGIRDDAEAVDSMMHPERSPFAGFGPINALFANDPNFLRRPAFRAHTPRIPSLDESLPWRGDGKGLRPEVVRLACEFGYS, from the coding sequence ATGGTTGAACCGCTTTTTCTAATGGCGCCGCCGCGCTCCTATACGTCCGTGATCAATGCCATGATTGGGCAACACCCTCAGGCGTTCGGTCTGCCAGAGTTGAATCTTTTCAATGTGCGGCAACTGAAAGACCTTTGGCGACGGGTATCCAAGGAAATCGGGGGAGACAGTAACCGCAGGCACGGCCTGCTCAGGGCTGTTGCGGAGATATATGCCGGGGAACAGACCGGCGACACAATCCATATGGCGCTGCACTGGGCCTCGGCAAGGGAGGAACGTTGTACCGGTGAGGTGTATCGTGAGTTGGTCGACAGGCTGGACCCCCTGATACCGGTGGAAAAGAGTCCGGCCTACACGGTCTCCATGGAACGGCTGGACAGGATCCTGCAAGTCTTCCCCGGTGCAAGATTTATCCATCTGGTACGTCACCCGATACCGCAGGGTAAGTCGGTCATGAATCTCAATAACGGTATCTTCGCGCTATTCGTTAACTCGTTTGACTTCGAGAGTGACAGTGTCACAGTCGATCCGCAGATAGCCTGGCATGATATCAATGTCAATATCCTGAACTTTCTCGACAAGGTTGCTCCAGAGCGTTGGATACGTATTCGAGGAGAATCCTTCATGAGCAGTCCGGAGAGACACCTCAAGTGGATCTGCAACTGGCTGGGGATCCGTGACGATGCGGAGGCCGTGGACTCCATGATGCATCCGGAACGGTCTCCATTTGCAGGCTTCGGACCTATAAATGCACTGTTCGCCAACGATCCGAATTTTCTTCGTCGTCCGGCCTTCAGGGCACATACGCCCCGTATCCCTTCACTCGACGAATCGTTGCCGTGGCGCGGAGACGGGAAAGGGTTGCGTCCCGAGGTGGTACGGCTGGCGTGTGAATTCGGTTATTCGTGA